The sequence below is a genomic window from Nocardia fluminea.
CGATCGACGGCACCGTGAACTTCCTCTACGGGCTGCCCGGCTACGCCGTCTCGGTGGGCGCGGTGGTGGACGGCAAGCCGGTGGCGGGCGCCGTCGTCGACGTCGCCGCCGCGACCACCTACAGTGCCGCACTGGGCGCTGGATCGCACGCTGTGCGACCGGACGGCACCCGGGTGACTCTGCGCTGCAGTAGCGAGGATTCGCTCTCGGTGGCCCTGGTAGCCACCGGCTTCGCCTATGGCAGCGCGCGCCGCGCCCGCCAGGCGCAGCTGCTCACCGAGATCCTGCCGCAGATCCGCGATATCCGCCGCCTCGGCGCCGCCGCCATGGACCTGTGCCACGTCGCCTCGGGCAGGCTGGAGGCCTACTACGAGCACGGCCTCCATGCCTGGGACTGGGCCGCGGGGGCCCTCATCGCCGCCGAGGCGGGCGCCGTCGTGCGCGTCCCCCCGGTCACCGTCGGTGGCGCCGCGGGCGAACTGACGGTCGTCGCGGCCCCAGGCATCGCCGCGGACCTCCACGATCTGCTCGAACGGGTCGGCGCGCCGACGGCGCTACCGGACTAGATCGCTCAGCACTTGACTTCGCGTGCGGCGTCGAGGAGGTCGGGATCGATCGAGGACGAGCTGGCGCCGGGGGCCAGGCTCTTCAGTGACCGGAGCACCGCCTCGGCGTCTGCGCCGGGGCGCAGCGATTCGCCGAACGCCTGCCCGAGCACCAGATCGACGGTGTCGTCGGTGCGCGGGTCCTCGATCAGCTCGGCGCAGGGCGCGATCAACTGCACCGAGGCGGCCGCCGGCCTGCCGTTCACGCCGAACCGGATCTGACCGGTGCAGGTGAGGTCGCCGCTCACATAGACCGGATCGTTACCGACCTGTGTCCCCGGCGCGCCGGCGAAGCCGAGGTCGGCCAGCGCCGAGGCGATGTTGCCCGCCTGGCCGCTCTTGCCGTTGGCGTTGAACACCCGCACCCGCGACTCCGACAGGGCCGCCGGGTCGACCTCGGCGAGTCGCGTCGGACCCACTCTGGTGCCCAGGGCCGCGGGCTGCGGTGCGTTGGTGGCCGTCGGTGTGCTCGGCGCGTTGCACGCCATCGGTTCGTTGCTGTCGTCACGAGTGCGAAACGCCGTGATCCAGACGAACAGGCTCACCAGAGCCAGCACGAGGACGAGCGCGAGCCAGAGCTCGGGCCGCCGCCGCGGAAAGGGTTTGCCGTCGCGATCTGTCGCGCTGCCTTCGGTGATCAGTGAAACCACGCGCTCACTCTACGAGTCCCGCGCCGGTGCGCGAGCCGGGAGGTCTCGGCGAGTTTCCCGGCAGGTGACGATTCGTCGTCGGTTTCGGCTCGGCGCGGGTTTGATTGCGACTTTCGTCCATCGGTCCGCTATTGTCTGGCCGCCCAGATCGAATATTTACCGGTGAAACGGTGGTCGGTCGCGGGAACAACAAGGGCATGTCCTGCGTTTACCGAACGCTGTCGGAGTAGATCGCTGGCCGATCGAACCTGATAGACGACCGGTGCACGTGTGAGGTGCACCACCGGCGGGGCGGTACGAACGCCGGAACCCTGCGGGGTTACGGCAATCGACTGATCCGGGATATACGGAGTAAGGACTGAGGGGAAGACGACATGGCAACCGACTATGACGCACCGCGGCGCACCGAATCCGACGAGGTGTCGGAGGATTCGCTCGAGGAGCTGAAGGCCCGCCGCAACGAGGCGCAGTCCGCCGTCGTGGACATCGACGAATCCGATACAGCGGAATCGTTCGAGCTTCCCGGCGCGGACTTGTCCGACGAGGTACTCAGCGTTCGGGTGGTCCCGAAGCAAGCGGACGAGTTCACCTGCTCGAGCTGTTTTCTCGTGCATCACCGCAGCCGACTGGCCTCCGAGAAGGGTGGACAGCTCATCTGCATGGATTGCGCGCTCTAGCGGCAGGCGAGTGCGCGGCACCGTGCGGTCGATCGACCCGCATGGGCTGCGCAGACTGATCCGCAGGGATCAGCGAGGAAGGGTCAGCCCGCGCTCGGGAGTCCGAGCGCGGCCAAGACCCGGTCCGGCCTTCGCGTACTGACCAACCAGTACGGCGTCGGGTCGTCCGGGTCGTCCAGCACCAGCAATGCCATCGGGCCGATCCAGGCGTGGTGCTGCACATAGGCGGCGGGGTCGAGTTGTCGGCCCAGGGCCGCGCTCTTGGCCGTCGGCGCGACGGCCACGGCGCGCGCGACGAAGCTCACCGGCAGGTGGGCACGGTCGACGCGCAGTTCCGCCGTACCATCGTCGGCCACGGTGACATCCAGGCGATGCCTGCTCATCCACAACAGAATCCACACCGGGACCGGCGTCAGCAACAGGTACGGCAGCCACGCCCGCAATCCCGGCGCGCCCATGTGGATCTCGGCCGCGAGCAGGCCCGCGATCGTGAAGCCGACCGGCCACCACCACAGCGGCACCCACAGGCGCTCGGAGTAGGGCGACGGACCCGGCGCGCGTGGCGCGCGAGGGTCGGTGTCTGCGGTCTCGGTCGTGGGGGAATGGGGCTGGTCGGGCACCCCTCAACACTAGGTCACCGTGCCAGGGCTGCGACGAGAAGGTCCGGCCTCGACCGCGTAGTCTCGACCGATGTGAACGCACTTGCACCGATTCCGCTGCGGCGGCTCGATCCCGGCATCCCTGTGCCGACGCGTGCCCATCCGGGTGATGCGGGCGTCGACCTCTGTACCACCGAGGATGTGATCATCGAACCGGGCGAGCGGGTGCTGGTCGGTACCGGGATCGCGATCGCGCTGCCGATGGGCACGGTCGGCTTGATCCACCCCCGGTCCGGTTTGGCCGCGAAGGCCGGTCTGTCGGTGGTCAACACGCCCGGCACGGTCGACGCGGGCTACCGCGGTGAGATCAAGGTGTGCCTGATCAACCACGACCCGCGCACCGCTATCGAGCTGCGTCGCGGCGACCGCGTCGCGCAGTTGCTGGTGCAGCGGGTCGAGTTGGTCGACTTCGCCGAGGTCGACGATCTCGACGAGACCGCCCGTGGCACCGGCGGGTACGGGTCGAGCGGCGGGCATGCCGGCCTGGCCGACAAGGAGGCGTGATGGGTCTGTTCGGAAAGAAGAAGCGCGCGCGTGACGACGACTACGTCGACTACGACGAAGTCGAGTACGACGAGGCGGACTACGACTTGGACGCGGACTCCGACGAGTACGACACCGACGAGTTCCAGCGCCCCGACTTCGCCCGCCTCGACTTCGACGACGCGCCCACCGACGAGCGCATCTACGGCAATTTCGACCATGCCCCCGATGCCGCCGCGGGTCCTTACGACATCAGCGAGGTCTCCGACGAGGCCATCTCGCGTCGCCTCGACCTCGGCTCGGTGCTCATCCCGGTGCCCCAGGGCGGGCAGTTGCAGGTGGAGATGAGTCCCGACGGCACCCCGCAGGCGGTGCACCTGGCCACCGAGCACGGCAGGCTCACGGTCGCCGCCTACGCCGCGCCCAAGTCGGCGGGTCAGTGGCGCACGGTCGCCGCGGATCTGGCGGAGTCGCTGCGCGGTGACGGGGCGAGCGTGGCCGTCGAGAAGGGCCCGTGGGGCCGTGAGGTCAAGGCGATCACCGAGGGCGCCGACCTGCGCTTCATCGGTGTCGACGGTCCCCGCTGGATGATCCGGCTGGTCGCCGCGGGGCCCAAGGGCGCCGTCGACGATCGCAGCCCGCTGATCACCGCGGCCCGCGCGGTGCTGGCCGACGCGGTGGTCCGCCGCGGCACCGACCCGCTGCCCGTGCGCGACCCGCTGCCGGTGGTCCTGCCCCAGGAACTGGCCGAACAGCTGGCCGCTGCCCACCAGCAGCAGGTCCTGGCTCAGCAGGAAGCTCTCGAAGCCCAGGCCGCCGCCGCGGCCGCCCCGCCGCCCTCGGCCCTTCCGCCGAAACTGCCGGACGAGCCGCGCCGGGGCGCGGACGGTTCGGCGATGCAGCAACTGGGCCTGAACTAGGCTCATCCGCCTCTCCGCTCCTCCGCCTCTCCGCGACTTTTGCCGGTCGTGGGGAGGTGGTTCGGCTGGTGACGGGGCCGGCGGTTGGGGGTAGGTCCGGTGTTGGGAGTGCCCGGCGAGTTACCCATGTACTCGCGAAATCAGTTGTCCTGCAAGGCGGTTGGTTGCTTGTGCGTCGCTGGTGGTAACGCGCTCAACTCCGCGAATCCGGCATGTCCGAGGACGGCCGGGTCGGCGCCGAGTTCGGCGAGCGTCACTCGGTGCAGTCGGGCCGACGGCAATGTCGCCGCCCATTCCTCGGCGACGGCGACCGGGTGGACCGGGTCGTCGACAGCGCCGACCACCGCTACCGGCACGTCGTTGCCCGCCAGGTCTTCCAGCGACGGCCATGCGTATCCGGCGGCTTCGTCCAGCGCGGCGGGCAGGTGCGGCCACTGACCGCGCCACGACTGGGTCAGCGCGTCGGCCAGCCACGGCGGACTCGAGGCTCGCATTCGCTCGATCACCGCCTCCAATCCGTCCGCGCGCAGTTGCTCTGCGGTAACCGCGGCGCTCAATGCGGCTGGGCAGGTAGCGGTTTCGGCACCGGTCCAGGCGGGTAATGCTGCTACGACACCGACAACCGCGGTACGGTGCTCGGCTGCCCAGTCGAGTGCGATCGCGGCGCCGAGGGAGATGCCCGCGGCCAGGACCGGACCGCGCGCCGCGGCAGCGTCCAAAGCCGCGGTACAGCTCGCTATCACGGCTTGCGGGTCCGGTTCGACGGCGTGGAAGGCGAGTCCGTGGGCGAGGGCGGCAGGCCCGAACGCGCGGGCCGCGAAATCGGCGTCGGAGCCGGTCCCCGGCAGGGCGACCACGGTGACCTGGGGTGGGGTGCGCAACACCGGCCGAGCGTAGCGGCCGGGCGTTTGCCCATCTACAGTGGCGGTGTACGGCCAACTAGCGGGAGAAGCGTGACATGTCGTCATCCACGGGCGGACACAAGTCGGGATCGGGTCCGGACTCGGGATATTTTCGCCGACTCGGTCGCCGTCTCACCGCCGATATCGACCAGCTCGACGCCGAGGAACTGGCGGAGACGGTCGATGCCTCCGGTGCCCGGCGGGCCAAGGACTGCTGTCGCGGCGAGGAGGCCACGATTCTGGGCAGACTCCGCAGTGTCGAGGCGTGTCCCAAGGCCGCCGGGGCCACCGTGCAGGCCGAGTTCTTCGACGGCACCGACGCCATCACCCTGGTGTGGATCGGGCGCAGGCGTATTCCCGGTATCGAACCGGGCAGGCGCATTCTGGTCCGTGGTCGCGTGGGCGACCGCGACGGCCGCAAAGTGATCTTCAACCCCTACTACGAATTGCGCGGGAACAGCTGACGTATGCCCTCCAGCGACGAGTACCGCATTGCCGCGGACCCCGAAGCCACCGTGGTGTTGCCCGTGGTCACCGATGAACAGGTGGACCCGGAGATCGACACCGAGGTGGACAAGGCCGAACAGACCTTGCTCGAGCAGCTCGGCGGTTTCAGCGGCCTGATCTATTCCACCCTCCCCGTGCTGGTCTTCGTCCCCGTGAACACCTTCGCGGGCCTCACCGTGGCCATCTGGGCCGCCCTCGGCGTCGCCGCCGCCATCCTGATCTGGCGACTGGTCCAGCGCAGCCCGATCCAGCCCGCCGTCTCCGGCTTCCTCGGCGTCGGCCTGTGCGCGCTCATCGCCCAGCGGGTGGGCGAGGCCAAGGGTTTCTTCCTGTTCGGCATCTACACCAGCCTGGTGTACGCGGGCGTGTTCGCGGTGTCGATCCTGCTGCGCAGACCACTGGTCGGGGTGATCTGGGGCGCGCTCAACGGCCACGGTCACCACTGGCGTACCGACAAGCGCATCCGCAAGCTCTACGACCTGGCCACCGTGGTCTGGGTGGTCGTGTTCGGCGCCCGCTACCTCGTGCAGTCGCAGCTCTACGACACCGACCACACCACCTGGCTGGCCGTGGCGCGGATCGGCATGGGCTGGCCGCTCACCGCGGTCGCCCTGGTGGTTACCGTGTGGGCGGTGCGCCGCGCCGGACATCTGCCCGCCGAGAAGGCCGACAAGTCCGGCGCCGGAACGGAATCCGTGTCCGCGTAAGGGTGGGTAGGGCGCCGCCGGAGGTGGGGAAGTACCCACCCTGGGGTATCTGGTCGCGACGGCCGGTTCGTCGCACGATCAATGCGTAGGAAGAACGCGATGATCGTGAGAGGACCGGCGACCATGATGGCAACCGAGCACCGTAATGAGCGACCGGCCACCGCGGCACGCCGCGCCGCCACCAAGACTCCGGCGCCCGTGCTGTCGGAGAGCAAGCGCATCGGTGCCGAACTCGACGCGCTGATCGGCCCGGCCGCCCGCGGTGACCGCGATGCCGTCGCCGAGATCCTGCGGCTGGTGCACCCGGTGGTTCGCCGGTACTGCTCGGCCCGCATGGGGACCACCGGGCATCTCACTGTCACCGCCGACGACGTCACCCAGGAAGTCCTGATCGCCACCGTCAACGCGATTCCGCGTTACCGCGATCAGGGCAAGTCGTTCCTTGCCTTCGTCTACGGCATCGCCGCCAACAAGGTCTCCGACGCGTTCCGTCGCGGCAAGCACACCGCCTACCCCACGGCCGAGCTGCCCGACACCGCCAGCACCTCGGCGGGCCCGGAGGAATGGGTGCTGGCCTTCGAACGTCGCGCCGCGACCCTCGAACTGATGAAGGTGCTCGCGCCGAACCACCGTGAGGTCCTGCACATGCGCATCGTGCTCGGCTGGAGCGCGGCGCAGACGGCCGAGGCCATCGGTACCAGCCCCGGTGTGGTCCGGGTGATGCAGCACCGCGCGCTCAACAAGCTGCGCGCGGAACTGAAAGTGGCGTAAGGAATTACGGACGCACGCCGTGCGTCGCCAGGGTGAGCCGCAGATCCTCTTCGGCCTCCACCGAGGTGACGAACAGCAGCTCGTCGTCACCCTCGAACGGATCGTCGGGCTGCGGCACGATCACCCGGCCACCGCGCAGGATCGTCACCAGCGCGGTATCGCGCGGCATCTTCAATGTCCGCACCGGCTTGCCGGCCAGCTGAGTATCGGCGGGCAGGGTGATCTCGACCAGGTTGGCCTGGCCCTGCCGCAGCGTCATCAGCCGCACCAGATCACCCACCGACACGGCCTCCTCGACGAGCGAGGCGAGCAGTCGCGGTGTCGACACCGCCACGTCCACGCCCCACGACTCGTTGAACAGCCATTCGTTGCGCGGATCGTTGACCCGTGCCACCACCCGGCGCACCCCGAACTCGGTCTTGGCGAGCAGGGCGTGCACCAGATTCGCCTTGTCGTCGCCGGTGGCCGCGATGACCACCTCGTAGGTCTCGAGATCGGCGTTCTCCAGCAGCGACAGCTCGCAGGCGTCGGCGTGGACCCAGACGGCGTCGGGGATCGCGGCGGGATCGATGTGGTCGAGCTGGCGTTCGAGCAACATCACGCGATGTCCGCCGCGCAGGAGTTCCCTGGCGATCGAGCGCCCGACCGCGCCCGCGCCGGCGATGGCGACCTTCATGTGTTCAGTCCTCGCTCAGTGGGGCCTTGGCGGCCAGGGCGATCGCCTCGCCGACTGTGCCGGACGTGGCCGCGACATAGACGACGTCGTCGGCCTGGACGATCGTCTTGGATTCGGGGAGCAGGCCCTGGCCGAAGCGCAGGATGAACGCCACCCGCACGTGCAGGTCGCGCTCCAGATCACGCACCGTGCGACCGGACCAGTCCTCGTGCAGGGTCAGCTGGGTCACCGCGACCGCCCCGGTGGGGTCGCGCCAGGTGGTGGTCGAGTTGTCGCCGATGAGGGTGCGCAGGAACCGGTCGGTGGTCCACGGCACGGTGGCGATGGTCGGGATGCCGAGTCGTTCGTACACCTCGGCGCGCTTGGCGTCGTAGATGCGAGCGACGACACGTTCGACGCCGAACATCTCTCTGGCCACGCGCGCCGAGATGATGTTGGAGTTGTCACCGGAGCTCACCGCGGCGAAAGCGTCGGCACGTTCGATTCCCGCGCGGGTCAGCACCTCGCGGTCGAAGCCGACGCCGATCACCTCCTGCCCGGTGAAGCCCTCACCGAGACGTCGGAACGCGGTCGGATCCCGGTCGATGACCGTGACCTCGTGACCCACCCTGGTCAGCGCACGCGCCAGTGACGAGCCGACACGCCCGCACCCCATGATCACTACGTACACCGTGCACCCTCGTTCCTTGCCTACCCGTGGCGTCCGGCAAGGACCGTACCCGCCGGATGCTCCCATCGCCCATTTTCCCCACGCCGACGCGGGGCAAACAATCCCGGCATCATCGTGACGCCGGTGAACGTGCGCGCGAAGGTGCTGGTGAACTCCTCTATGCTCAGCCCGGTGTCCAAGTTGACGACGGCAGCCAAGCGTGTGCTGCTGGGCAGGCCGTTCCGTAGCGATTCGCTCGGCCACACGTTGTTGCCCAAGCGTATCGCTCTTCCGGTCTTCGCCTCCGACGCGATGTCCTCGGTCGCCTATGCCCCGGAGGAAATCTTCCTGGTGCTGTCGGCGGCGGGCATCTCGGCCTATGTGTACGCGCCGTGGGTCGGTCTCGCCGTCGTCCTGGTGATGGCGGTGGTCGTTGCCAGCTACCGGCAGAACGTGCACGCGTATCCCTCGGGTGGTGGTGACTACGAGGTCGCCACGACGAACATCGGACCCAACGCCGGTTTGACGGTGGGCAGCGCGCTGCTGGTCGATTACGTGCTCACCGTCGCGGTGTCGATCTCCTCGGCGGCGTCGAATATCGGTTCCGCCATTCCGTTCGTCGCCACCCACAAGGTGCTGTTCGCGGTGGTGGCGATCGCGATCCTGACCGCGATCAATCTGCGAGGGGTGCGCGAATCCGGTACGGCGTTCGCGATCCCGACCTACGCGTTCATCGTCGGCATGGCCGTGATGCTGGCCTGGGGGTTGTTCCGGACCTACGTGCTCGGCGACGACATCCAGGCCGAGTCCGCCGGTTTCGGGCTCGACGCCGAAGACGAGCGCCTCTACGGACTGGCCTTCGCCTTCCTGATCGCGCGCGCCTTCTCCTCCGGCTGCGCGGCGCTGACCGGTGTCGAAGCCATCAGCAACGGTGTGCCCGCGTTCCGTAAACCCAAGTCGCGCAATGCCGCGACCACCCTGCTGCTGCTGGGCACCATCGCGATCGTGCTGCTCATGGGCATCATCATCCTGGCCCAGAAGATCCGCGTCGTGTACGCGCACGACCCCGCGAACCTGGTCGGCGCGCCCGCCGATTATCACCAGAAGACTCTGATCGCGCAGATCGCCGAAGCGGTGTTTCACGGCTTCCCGATCGGCTTCTTCTTCATCACCATCGTCACCGCGCTGATCCTGGTGCTGGCCGCCAACACCGCGTTCAACGGTTTCCCCGTACTCGGTTCGATCCTGGCCCAGGATCGCTACCTGCCCCGTCAGCTGCACACCCGCGGCGACCGGCTGGCGTTCTCCAACGGCATCCTGTTCCTCTCGGGTGCCGCGATCGCGTTCGTGGTGTTCTTCGGCGCCGAGGTGACCAAGCTGATCCAGCTCTACATCGTGGGTGTGTTCGTCTCGTTCGTGCTGAGCCAGACCGGCATGCTGCGCCACTGGACGCGCCTGCTGCGGACCGAGACCGACCCCGCGCAGCGTAGGCGGATGAAGCGGTCCCGGGTGATCAACGCGATCGGTCTGACCGCCACGGGCGCCGTGCTGATGATCGTGCTGGTCACCAAGTTCTTCGCCGGTGCCTGGATCGCGATCATCGTGATGGTGGCGATCTTCATCGTGATGAAACTGATCCGCAAACACTACGACTCGGTTTCGCGCGAACTCGACGAATCCGACTGGGACGGCGTGCTGCCCAGCCGCACCCACTCGCTGGTCCTGGTCTCCAAGCTGCATCTGCCCACGCGGCGTGCGCTGGCCTTCGCGCGCGCCACCCGCCCGGACACGCTGGAAGCGGTGACGGTCAACGTCGACGACGCCGACACCCGCAAGCTGGTCCGCGAATGGGAGAACAGCGAGATCAACGTGCCGTTGAAGGTGATCGAATCGCCCTATCGCGAGATCACCAAACCGGTGCTCGACTACGTCAAGCGGGTGCGCAAGGACGCCCCGCGCGACGTGGTCACCGTCTTCATTCCCGAATACGTGGTCGGACACTGGTGGGAGCAGGTGCTGCACAACCAGTCCGCGCTGCGGTTGAAGGGCAGGTTGCTGTTCGAGCCCGGTGTGATGGTGACGAGCGTGCCGTGGCAGCTCAGTTCCTCCACCAGGGCCAAGCAGGCAGCTGATGTGAACGCGCCGGGTTCGGTGCGCCGAGGTTTCGAACGACCAGGACGTCGCGAATGAGCGGCGCGCCGGTCGAGGGTGAGAGTGGGTGTGGCCGTGAGTGATGGGAGCGGACAAGAATTCGAGGTACGTCTCGGGGCGCCGGGGCACGGTGGATTCATCGTCGGGCGCCACGAGGGCCGCGTCGTGTTCGTGCGGCACGGGCTGCCCGGTGAGCTGGTGCGAGCGCGGGTGACCGAGGACCGCGGCGGTTCGTTCTGCCGGGCCGACGCGGTCGAGATCATCGAGGCGTCCCCGGACCGGGTGCCCGCGACCTGCCCGGTGTCCGGGCCCGGCGGCGCGGGATGCTGTGACTTCTCCTTCGCGACACCGGCCGCGCAGCGCGCGCTCAAGGCGACGGTGGTGGAAGAGCAGCTGCGTCGGCTGGCCAAGATCGAGCGGGAGGTGACGGTCGAGCCGATCGCCGGTGATCCGGGTGAGGTCACCGGTGGTTGGCGCACGCGGGTGCGGTTGGTGGTGGACGCTGCCGGGCATGCCGGTGTGCACCGTTACCGCAGCACCGAGGTGATCGCGGATCTGCGCTGTCCGCAGCCCGTCGCCGGAGCGCTCGACGGTGTCGCGGATCGGCTGTGGACGCCGGGGGCGGATCTGGTGGTCGCGATCGACGGTGACGGCGTGCGTCATATCGTGGAATTGGCCGAGACTCCCGCGTCCGGTCCCGCCGGTCGTCCCGAGACCCCGCGTGGCGCGAGTCGCGGACGCGGGCAGCGTCCGGGGCGTCGTCGTGAGTCGTCGCCGCCGGTGGCTGATGAGCGTGGGGCGATCCGGGACCGGGCGGCGTCGCGGAAGTCGGCGATGAACGCGCCGCGTGAGGAGTGTGTGGTCGAGGGCTCGGGTCGCGTCGTCGAGTATGTGGCGGGGCGGCGGTGGGAGCTGTCGGCGACGGGGTTCTGGCAGGCGCATCGCGGTGCGGCGCAATGCTATTCGGATCTGATCGCCGAATGGTCGGGACTCGCTCCCGGCGGTTCCGGGTGGGATCTCTACGCCGGTGTGGGTGTGTTCGCTGCCCGCTTGGCCGAGCAGGTGGGGCAGACCGGTTCGGTGACCGGTATCGAGTCCGCGCGTTCGGCGGTGGCCGACGGGACGGCGGCGCTGGGGGATCTGCCCTGGCTGGAATTGCGTAGTGACCGGGTCGAGCGGTGGGCGCGAAGCGCTGCGGGCAGGCCGGATGTGGTGGTGCTCGATCCGCCGAGGGCGGGGGCGGGCAAGGATGTCGTCGCCGCGGTCGGTGACGCCGACCCGCGCCGGATCGTTCACATCGGTTGTGACCCGGCGGCTTTCGCGCGCGATCTGGGCTTGTACCTCGACGCCGGCTACCACCTGGCGGAACTGCGGGCCTTCGACGCGTTCCCGGCGACGCACCATGTCGAGTGCGTGGCGCTGCTCGACCGCTGAGCTGTCGGTAGCCCGGACGATTCCGCCGATAGAAAGAGAGAGTTCGCGCTACATTGTCTCAATGGTGGATGTGAACGGCTCTCGCCGGTTCGTTGTCATCGGGGGTGGGCTGGCCGGGCTGGCCGCCGCCGTGTGGCTGGCGGAGGCGGGCCAACAGGTGACTCTGCTGGAGCGGCGAGGTCGCCTCGGCGGCCGCACGCAGGCGATGCGGGTTGCCGAGGTGGACGACCTTCCCGACAACGGCCAGCACGTGGTGGCCAGCGGATACCGCAGTCTGTGGCGGTATCTGGAGAGTGTGGGCACGCTGCGGCACGTGGAGTTCCCTGGCGCGGGAAGCCTGCGCTGGCCCGGTGGTCGCGCGGTCATGTTGCACACCAAGGGTTTCCGGGCCGTGCGCACGCTGATGGGTGCCCATCCCGACGCGGGGCCGCTGGAGCGGCTGCGTGCGCTGCGCTCGGCGCTGATGCTGATGCGGCAGGCACTGTGGCAGCCGGCCTACCTCGCCGACATCACCACCGACGAGTGGTTCCGGCGCCTGGCGATGCCGGCGAAAGCGCGGGAGGCACTGTGGGATTGGCTCGCGCTCGGCATCGCCGCGGAACCGGTGGACAAGGAGTCGGCGAAGGTGTTCGCCGACGTGCTGGCCACCGGAATCCGGATCGGGATGCGCACCCGGACGGGCGTGACGATCGGCTATCCCACCGTGGATCTGGACACGCTCTACATCACCGGTGCCGAGCAGCTCTTCGACCGCCACGGGGTCGAGGTGCGCTACCGGGCGGTGGCCAGCAAGATCATCATCGTCGACGGTGCGGCCACCGGGGTGCAGCTGGCGGACGGCTCGGTGGTCGAGGCCGACGCCGTGATCTGCGCGGTGCCGAACACCGGCATCGGCGGGCTGCTCGACGACCTGCCCGAGCACGCCGAAATCTACGCTGCCGCGGACAAACTGGGCTTCACCCCGATCGTGAGCACGAACCTGTACCTGGACCGGCCACTGAAGACGAAGTCGGCCATGGAGGCGCTGATCGGCGGCACCGGGGTGATAGATCAGGTCTTCGACCGGCAGCGCATGCACCAGCGCGCGCCCGAGGGCACCTGGCTGTACTGCCTGACCACCAGCGGTGCGTACGAGCAGATCCACAAGAGCAACAGCGAGATCGTCGCCGAACAGATGGATCTCATCCGTCGCTATTATCCGGAAGCCGCAGACGCCCAGGTCGTCACCGGCCACGTGGTGAAGATGCCGAAGGCGACCTTCTCCCAGGTGCTCGGCACCGACAACCTGCGTCCCGGCCAGCGCACCTCGGTCCCGAACCTGATGCTGGCCGGCGACTGGACCCGCACGGACTGGTGCGCCACGATGGAAAGCGCCGTCCAGAGCGCCGAACGCGCCGTCGAAGCACTCCTCGCGCAGCCCGAACCAGACCGCGCCGGAAAGCGCTAGTCGAG
It includes:
- a CDS encoding class I SAM-dependent RNA methyltransferase: MSDGSGQEFEVRLGAPGHGGFIVGRHEGRVVFVRHGLPGELVRARVTEDRGGSFCRADAVEIIEASPDRVPATCPVSGPGGAGCCDFSFATPAAQRALKATVVEEQLRRLAKIEREVTVEPIAGDPGEVTGGWRTRVRLVVDAAGHAGVHRYRSTEVIADLRCPQPVAGALDGVADRLWTPGADLVVAIDGDGVRHIVELAETPASGPAGRPETPRGASRGRGQRPGRRRESSPPVADERGAIRDRAASRKSAMNAPREECVVEGSGRVVEYVAGRRWELSATGFWQAHRGAAQCYSDLIAEWSGLAPGGSGWDLYAGVGVFAARLAEQVGQTGSVTGIESARSAVADGTAALGDLPWLELRSDRVERWARSAAGRPDVVVLDPPRAGAGKDVVAAVGDADPRRIVHIGCDPAAFARDLGLYLDAGYHLAELRAFDAFPATHHVECVALLDR
- the hpnE gene encoding hydroxysqualene dehydroxylase HpnE is translated as MVDVNGSRRFVVIGGGLAGLAAAVWLAEAGQQVTLLERRGRLGGRTQAMRVAEVDDLPDNGQHVVASGYRSLWRYLESVGTLRHVEFPGAGSLRWPGGRAVMLHTKGFRAVRTLMGAHPDAGPLERLRALRSALMLMRQALWQPAYLADITTDEWFRRLAMPAKAREALWDWLALGIAAEPVDKESAKVFADVLATGIRIGMRTRTGVTIGYPTVDLDTLYITGAEQLFDRHGVEVRYRAVASKIIIVDGAATGVQLADGSVVEADAVICAVPNTGIGGLLDDLPEHAEIYAAADKLGFTPIVSTNLYLDRPLKTKSAMEALIGGTGVIDQVFDRQRMHQRAPEGTWLYCLTTSGAYEQIHKSNSEIVAEQMDLIRRYYPEAADAQVVTGHVVKMPKATFSQVLGTDNLRPGQRTSVPNLMLAGDWTRTDWCATMESAVQSAERAVEALLAQPEPDRAGKR
- a CDS encoding APC family permease is translated as MSKLTTAAKRVLLGRPFRSDSLGHTLLPKRIALPVFASDAMSSVAYAPEEIFLVLSAAGISAYVYAPWVGLAVVLVMAVVVASYRQNVHAYPSGGGDYEVATTNIGPNAGLTVGSALLVDYVLTVAVSISSAASNIGSAIPFVATHKVLFAVVAIAILTAINLRGVRESGTAFAIPTYAFIVGMAVMLAWGLFRTYVLGDDIQAESAGFGLDAEDERLYGLAFAFLIARAFSSGCAALTGVEAISNGVPAFRKPKSRNAATTLLLLGTIAIVLLMGIIILAQKIRVVYAHDPANLVGAPADYHQKTLIAQIAEAVFHGFPIGFFFITIVTALILVLAANTAFNGFPVLGSILAQDRYLPRQLHTRGDRLAFSNGILFLSGAAIAFVVFFGAEVTKLIQLYIVGVFVSFVLSQTGMLRHWTRLLRTETDPAQRRRMKRSRVINAIGLTATGAVLMIVLVTKFFAGAWIAIIVMVAIFIVMKLIRKHYDSVSRELDESDWDGVLPSRTHSLVLVSKLHLPTRRALAFARATRPDTLEAVTVNVDDADTRKLVREWENSEINVPLKVIESPYREITKPVLDYVKRVRKDAPRDVVTVFIPEYVVGHWWEQVLHNQSALRLKGRLLFEPGVMVTSVPWQLSSSTRAKQAADVNAPGSVRRGFERPGRRE
- a CDS encoding potassium channel family protein, which encodes MYVVIMGCGRVGSSLARALTRVGHEVTVIDRDPTAFRRLGEGFTGQEVIGVGFDREVLTRAGIERADAFAAVSSGDNSNIISARVAREMFGVERVVARIYDAKRAEVYERLGIPTIATVPWTTDRFLRTLIGDNSTTTWRDPTGAVAVTQLTLHEDWSGRTVRDLERDLHVRVAFILRFGQGLLPESKTIVQADDVVYVAATSGTVGEAIALAAKAPLSED
- a CDS encoding potassium channel family protein translates to MKVAIAGAGAVGRSIARELLRGGHRVMLLERQLDHIDPAAIPDAVWVHADACELSLLENADLETYEVVIAATGDDKANLVHALLAKTEFGVRRVVARVNDPRNEWLFNESWGVDVAVSTPRLLASLVEEAVSVGDLVRLMTLRQGQANLVEITLPADTQLAGKPVRTLKMPRDTALVTILRGGRVIVPQPDDPFEGDDELLFVTSVEAEEDLRLTLATHGVRP